Within Lolium rigidum isolate FL_2022 chromosome 5, APGP_CSIRO_Lrig_0.1, whole genome shotgun sequence, the genomic segment ACGCCCATCCGCCCCACGCCCTTCAAAGCGCCGCCCTCCTCCCCCGACCCCTCGCTAGTGCCGCCCGCCACACCCGTTGCCCCCTCTCCCCTCGCCCCCTTCCTTCACCGCGCTGGCCCacatgaccgccgccgccgcggtgctcctgctggccgccgccgcgctcctcgcGGGCGCGGCGTCGGGGTCCAAGTGGACCTTCACTAAGAAGGGAAGCGTCGTCACCTACGACGAGCGCTCCCTGCTCATCGACGGCAGGAGGGacctcttcttctccggcgccatccACTACCCGCGGAGCCCGCCCGAGATGTGGCCCAAGCTCCTCAAGATCGCCAAGGAAGGCGGCCTCAACTGCATCGAGACCTACACCTTCTGGAACGCCCACGAGCCCGAGCCTGGCAAGGTAACAAACACCCTCCATTCACCATTGCAATAGACAGATGCAAATCCAGCTCACTGCGTTTTGGTCACAATGCAGTACAACTTCGAAGGCCGCAACGACATGATCAAGTTCCTCAAGCTCATCCAGGACAACAACATGTACGCCGTCATACGCATCGGGCCCTTCATCCAGGCAGAATGGAACCACGGGTCCGTTAACCGCGCCAAAATCTGTTCCGTTTATTTATTATAATGCAGCAAATAAGCCAATCTTGTGGCCTCTGCAATCCTGATGTATATGCTCAGCTCATCTGATTGCACCTTCTATGCTCTTTGTTCGTTTTCCCCTCAGTGGCTTGCCTTACTGGCTTAGGGAGATTCCGCACATAATATTCCGCGCCAACAACGAGCCATACAAGGTAACCAGTCACGCGATTGCGAGCCTGGTAGTATCTGCACATTTTGTGTCAGGAGTTTTAAACAGACAGATGACGTTCGTGTTTCTGATGCAGAGAGAAATGGAGAAGTTTGTGAGATTCATAGTGCAGAAGTTGAAGGATGCGGATATGTTTGCGTCTCAAGGAGGACCCGTCATCCTAGCCCAGGTCAGTTAAACTCTACCCTGTATGGTGTCATTTATCTACATGCTGTTTTTGGCATTGCCGGTGATTCATGCGCCGTGCAAATTTCACAGATCGAGAATGAGTATGGGAATATTAAAAAGGATCATATAACAGATGGCGACAAGTACCTCGAGTGGGCTGCTCAAATGGCTCTTAGCACCAACACTGGAGTCCCGTGGATAATGTGCAAGCAAACTTCGGCTCCTGGTGAAGTGGTAACTCTTTTACTAAATACGTGGTGAAACCTTAAGATCTTGTAAAAGTTGAACCGTCTTTTGTGAAATTCTTGCGCACGAAACACACTCTAAACTTGAACATCTCCTCTGAGAGAGAATGTTTTATCCAGAGTGTATTGTTGTTTTGCCTCAATCGCTTAATATATGCCCCGCTCTCACTAGATTCCTACTTGCAACGGAAGGCACTGTGGGGACACATGGACACTGCGTGACAAAAATAAACCTCGCCTTTGGACTGAGAATTGGACTGCACAGTAAGTTCAAGTTATTCATACTCAACattctacttgttttctaaaGCTGACATGGCGCTGTAATACTTTTGTGGCCAACTTATGATCATCCAAACATGTTAACCTATATCTTGTTTGTGATTACCATTATAATGATGTGTGCATTATGCAAATTATGTGAAACATACTTCCCTTATGATGAAATTGTCATAGTGTGATATCTTGTGTGTGATTACCTAAAATATCCGCAGTATATTTCCCTTATAATGATATTACCATCCCGTTAATCTTgttgtactccctctgtctcgAAACGGTGTCTCAACTTTGCTAGATTTGTATGCATCTACACTAAAACTCATTTAGAATCTAGATGCATGCATATCTAGACAAACTTGAGACATCATtatcgggacggagggagtaattgaaCGTGGGTTAAAAAAACATTTGTGTTATGGCTTTAGCAAAGACAATTTTATCTGCCATCAATTGATTTGTCGACATTAATATTAAAAGTAATTCCTTGCAATACACAGGTTCAGAGCATTTGGTGATCAATTAGCTGTACGTTCAGCTGAGGACATTGCATATGCTGTGTTACGTTTTTTTGCCAAAGGTGGGACATTGGTAAACTACTACATGGTATGTTTGTACAGGTGCATTTTTGCAAATATATACATTCACAAAGTTAACAGAGAAGATACTAGAATTTCTGATGGAATTGCATGTTAACTTGTTTTGAACAGTATTATGGTGGAACAAATTTTGGGAGGACAGGTGCTTCCTATGTTTTGACTGGATATTATGATGAAGGTCCCCTTGATGAATACGGTTAGATTGGCTCAACTGTATATTTCTACTTTTCCCCAATTCCATCTCTTGCTTCTATTGTCTCTAATGATCATGTTACTGGGTCAATGTACTTATCCAGGTATGCAGAAGGAGCCCAAATTTGGGCATCTCAGGGACTTGCACAATATAATCAGGTCATACCAGAAAGCTTTCCTTGAGGGGAAACAATCATTCGAGCTATTGGCTCATGGGTATGAGGTTGGGAACAACTGCTTccatcatttttgtgcagaaatactTGAGATGTTTCATTTGAAAGTGTTTTGTAATTGAAGAGCATCTTCTTCTGGGCTTGATTAGTTTCTTGCACCTGCAGGCACATAACTTCGAGTTGCCTGAGGAAAAATTGTGCTTGGCTTTCATCTCCAACAACAATACAGGGGAGGATGGAACTGTGAATTTCCGAGGTGAGAAGTACTACATACCGAGCCGctccgtctccatccttgcagacTGCAAGCATGTGGTGTACAACACAAAGAGAGTATGTGCACTGAATACACTCGCTGCAAATTAGTACGGACCTAGCTTCAGTGCATGCCTTCCTGACTTGTGCTATGCGTATGTTATGCTAGGTGTTTGTTCAACACAGTGAAAGGTCATTCCACACAGCAGACCCGTCGACCAAGAACAGTGTTTGGGAGATGTACTCAGAGCCGATTCCGAGGTATAAGCAAACTAATCTCAGGACAAAGGAACCCATGGAGCAGTATAACCTGACCAAGGACAATAGTGACTATTTGTGGTACACCACAAGGTGCTGTTTCTTTCATCACACCTTCATTTCAGCTCATTATTATGAACATTTATTCTGTATTTTTCTCACATGTAGCAAAATGCTGAATTCACCTTTTGTGTTTGTTTACAACATCGATGCAGCTTTCGCTTGGAGGCAGACGACCTGCCGTTTAGGGGTGACATCCGTCCTGTGGTTCAGGTCAAAAGCAGTGCACATGCATTGATGGGATTTGTCAATTATGCCTTCGCAGGTAACATGGGCCAACTATGTAACAGTCTTGCGTATCCAAAAGCCGATACCAATTTCAAGCACTAACAATTGTACTAAAAAAGAGGCTTCATAACCACCATCTGTGCAGGGAGTGCTCGTGGAAGCAAGAAAGACAAGGGCTTCATGTTCGAAAAGCCCATTGATCTAAAAATAGGTGTCAACCATCTTGCACTGCTAtcatcatccatgggaatgaaggtAATATCTGACTGTTTCGGGTCCTAACTGTCTGGGTGATGGATGCACACAATTTATGATGGAATGTTGACCTGTTATAGTTCTGTTTACACATTTTTCTGTTGTTTGCAGGACAGTGGTGGCGAACTTGTTGAATTAAAGGGTGGCATTCAGGATTGCAGAATACAGGGTCTCAATACTGGGACATTGGATTTGCAAGTCAATGGCTGGGGCCATAAGGTACAGGCTATTGCACTTAAGATTTGAGAAAATTATACGCCATTCATTTGCTCTTCAAGACATAATGCACTGATATACTAAGAAATGAGCACCTCGTTTCTTGTTCTAAACAGGTCAAACTGGACGGTGAGGAGAAGGAGATTTACACGGAGAAAGGCATGGGGGCTGTTAAGTGGAAGCCTCTCGAGAATGGACATGCTGTCTCCTGGTACAAGGTAACCTGGCCAACGAAAAGGAACTTCAGACATTCATTCCCTTCAATCTTTGTTTACAACTCTCATTGTCACCGTTCACTGTCATGTTAGAGATACTTTGACGAGCCAGACGGAGAGGACCCAGTTGTTCTTGACATGACTTCTATGAGCAAGGGTATGATCTTCGTGAACGGCGAAGGCATGGGTCGCTACTGGACCTCATTCAGAACTATTGCCGGAGTACCTTCCCAGGCACTGTAAGAAAGTTCAGCGCTGCTGAAAGACACATTCCACTCTTGGCCTACAGTGAATTTGCACCCTTGAACTTATTATATTTTCCTTCAGGTACCATATTCCACGGCCATTCTTGAAATCTAAGAACAACCTCTTGGTTGTATTTGAGGAGGAGATTGGCAAGCCAGATGGCATCCTCATCCAGACAGTGAGGAGAGATGACATATGCGTGCACATCTCGGAACACAACCCTGCACAGATCAAGACGTGGGACACTGATGGAGGCCAGATCAAGCTCATAGCTGAAGACCACAGCACCCGGGGCATCTTGACCTGCCCCCCGAAGAAGAAGATCCAGGAGGTCGTCTTTGCCAGCTTCGGCAACCCGGATGGCACGTGCGGCAACTTCACTGCAGGCACCTGTCACACTCCCAATGCAAAGGATATCGTGGCGAAGGTACACACATTCCTGTCGATAACATGTACCATCTGTAACACTAGCGTGGACCATGTTTTGGTTGTTTTTGCGTATGATTGGTGATTAATCTCTGGACTATATGAACAGGAATGCATCGGCAAAAAGTCGTGTGTGCTGCCAGTGGACCACAGGGTGTTCGGTGCAGACATCAACTGCCCCACGACGACAGCCACGCTGGCGGTGCAAGTGAGGTGCCACAATAAGGGTGATTCAGAATAAAAAGGAAGATCAGCACCTTCTCTGAACTCctgcttcttcatcttgtttGGTTTGGAACTCCATCGATGCACTTTGTGCCTGTTGTGATTATAATTCCGCTGAGGCGTGTATACTCAGGATCGTGGGAGTTGGCACACAAATGTGAAGAAAACTACTGAGTGCTGATCGGTTCGAGGATGTATTTTCCCTTCCCCCTCTGTTTCTTCTTTTGTTGCTGTTCTGTGCTGTTTCATATTAACCATCACAGTAGGTGCTGAATAATCATAACCGATAGTTTAGTCGACTCCAGATCTGGTGCAAAAGAAATCGTTGAGCTGACCGAATGGATAGAATAATTCAATGGATATGTCATGTATATGTTTTATATGTTCGTGGGGTGTCCCCAAGCCTTGAGCTAATTGATTTGTAGGTCTCATCTTAAGAAGAAACTAGGTAAATGACATGTTTATATTGCCGAATTTCTGATGCAACTGTACTGGATTACATTTTTATTATATGTTGTACCA encodes:
- the LOC124653714 gene encoding beta-galactosidase 12-like, whose protein sequence is MTAAAAVLLLAAAALLAGAASGSKWTFTKKGSVVTYDERSLLIDGRRDLFFSGAIHYPRSPPEMWPKLLKIAKEGGLNCIETYTFWNAHEPEPGKYNFEGRNDMIKFLKLIQDNNMYAVIRIGPFIQAEWNHGGLPYWLREIPHIIFRANNEPYKREMEKFVRFIVQKLKDADMFASQGGPVILAQIENEYGNIKKDHITDGDKYLEWAAQMALSTNTGVPWIMCKQTSAPGEVIPTCNGRHCGDTWTLRDKNKPRLWTENWTAQFRAFGDQLAVRSAEDIAYAVLRFFAKGGTLVNYYMYYGGTNFGRTGASYVLTGYYDEGPLDEYGMQKEPKFGHLRDLHNIIRSYQKAFLEGKQSFELLAHGYEAHNFELPEEKLCLAFISNNNTGEDGTVNFRGEKYYIPSRSVSILADCKHVVYNTKRVFVQHSERSFHTADPSTKNSVWEMYSEPIPRYKQTNLRTKEPMEQYNLTKDNSDYLWYTTSFRLEADDLPFRGDIRPVVQVKSSAHALMGFVNYAFAGSARGSKKDKGFMFEKPIDLKIGVNHLALLSSSMGMKDSGGELVELKGGIQDCRIQGLNTGTLDLQVNGWGHKVKLDGEEKEIYTEKGMGAVKWKPLENGHAVSWYKRYFDEPDGEDPVVLDMTSMSKGMIFVNGEGMGRYWTSFRTIAGVPSQALYHIPRPFLKSKNNLLVVFEEEIGKPDGILIQTVRRDDICVHISEHNPAQIKTWDTDGGQIKLIAEDHSTRGILTCPPKKKIQEVVFASFGNPDGTCGNFTAGTCHTPNAKDIVAKECIGKKSCVLPVDHRVFGADINCPTTTATLAVQVRCHNKGDSE